GAACGCGCTGCCAGCGGACCCGGAGAGCGCGTCGGCGGCACTGGCCGAGGCGTTGGCGCTGTGGCGGGGCCCGGCTTTGTCTGATGTGGACACTCCAGTCGCGACAGAGACCGCGGCCAGGTTGAACGAACTGCGGTGCGACGCTTTCGAAACGAAGGCGGAAGCCGATCTCGCGCTCGGCAGGCACGCCCACCTGGTGGACGAGCTGGAAGCCTGGACGGCCCAGCATCCGCTGCGCGAACGGTTGCGCGCGCACCTCATGGTCGCGCTCTACCGCAGCGGACGGCAGGCCGACGCATTGGCTGCCTACCAAGCCGCCCGTCGCGCTTTGCTTGACGAACTGGGTGTGGAGCCAGGACCGGTGCTGCGGGACTTGCACCGTGCGGTACTGCAGCAACACCCGTCCCTCGATCCGCCGGATGCGACCCGGCCTCGCGCCCGGCTGCCGCGGCCGCTCGGCGCGTTCGTCGGACGCGACCAGGAACGCGCCGAGGTCACCGCTCTGCTTGACGCGCACCGGCTGGTGACGCTCATCGGCGCGGCGGGCGTCGGGAAGACCCGGCTCGCGATCGAGGTCGGACGGGCCGCGGCGGCACGGTTTCCCGCTGGTGTCTGGTTTGTCGATCTGGCTCCGTTGACCGCGTCCGCGCTCGTGACACACACCGTCGCCGGCGCGCTCGGCCTGCGCGCCGAGCCCGGATCGACGCTGCTCGACACAGTGTCCGCCGCGCTGGGCCATCGCCGCGGATTGCTGATTCTCGACAACTGCGAACTGGTCATCGAAGGCTGCCGGACGCTGGTCGAGGCTCTCGCCGCGGCGGGTGCCGAGGCACGAGTCCTGGCCACCAGCCGCGAATCGCTCGGCATCGCCGGTGAGGTCGGCTGCCCGGTCCGGCCGCTTCCCGTGCCGGGCCAGGACGCGTCCTGGGAACGAGTAGCGGCGAGCGAGGCGGGGTGGCTGTTCGCCGCACGGGCGGCGACGACCCGGCCGGGGTTTCGGGTCACCGAGGGCAATGCCGAGGTCGTCGGCGACATCTGCCGGCGTCTCGACGGCCTGCCGCTTGCTCTGGAGCTGGCCGCGGCACAGGTGGCCACCTTGCCGCTGCGCCGGATCCGCGACCAGCTCGACCACCGGTCGCGCCTGCTGGACTCCCGGGAGGGCACGACCGGCGGCAGGCACCACGGCCTCGATACCGCCTTCGACGGCAGCTACCGCTCGCTCAGCGAGCCGGAACGGATCGTGTTCGCGCGGCTGTCGGTCTTCGCGGGCGGATTCACGCTGGACGCCGCCGAGGCCGTCGTCGCGGACGCCGAACTTCCCAGCTCGGAGGTGGCTCGCCTGCTGTCCGGGCTCGTCGCTCGCTCGTTGGTTCAGCTGGAAGAGGTCGCACCGGCTCGCGGCCGGTACCGCATCCTCGAACCGCTGCGCCGCTACGCCTATAGCCGTCTCGTCGAACGCGGCGAAGACATGGCGGCTGCCCGGCTGCACGCCCGCTATTTCCGCTACGTCGTGGAGGAAACCGAGCCGAACCTTTACCGAGCGGGTTCCGCGCGGTGGCTCGACCGGCTCCGCGCGGACAGCGGGAACTTGCGCGCCGCGCTGGAGTGGGCGTTCGGCGAGCACGGCGACCGCGAACTCGGCGCGAGACTCGCGTCGGGACTTTGGCACCGGTGGGACCTCGCCGGCACCCGGGTCGAAGGGCTGCACTGGCTCGACGCCGGACTGGCGGCCACCAGCCAGTCCCGAACCGCCCTCCGAATGCGCTTGCTCGCCGCGGCGACGCTGCTCCGGCTGGGCCTCGGCGAACTCGCCACCGCTCAGCGTCTGGCCGACGAACAGCTCGCGCTGGCCCGATCCGTCGGAGACCGCAGATGGGAAGGCGACGCGCTGACCCGCATCGGCATGGTCAGCTGGGCCCGCGGCGACCCGGCCGCGGCGCATCGGCCGCTGGAGCAAGCGGTGCGAGCGCTGCGGGCCTCCGGCGACCGCTGGCGCGAAGCGATCGCACTCGCGCACCGGGCGCGGGCGCTGCGCGATGACGATCAACTGGCTGCGGCACAAGCGACTGCGGAGTCCGCGCTGGAGGTGGCGCAGGAGGTCGGGGAGGACGCCATCCTTGGCGTTTGCCTGGATGTCGGCAGCACTATCGCCAACCTGCAAGGCCGCGTTGGCCGTGCGACCGAGCTGATCGCGTTGGCACTACAGCACTACCGGGCCGTCGGGTATCGCGAGGGGGAGGCGTCCGCGTTGCATGTCACCGGCCTGCTGGCGCTGGCGGATCAACCGGAACGGGCGCGCGATTCCTTTCGGACGGCGCTGGAACTGTGTATCGCATCAGGACACCGCGCCGGCATAGCCGCGAATCTGGAAGGTCTTGGCCGCGCGCTGCTCGCATCCGGTGCCCGCTCGCGCGCGGCGGCGTTTCTTGGTGCGGCTGCCGCACAGCGTGCGCGCATCAGTGTTCCGGCGTCGGCCACCGCCCGGCCCGCGTTGGACGCCGCGCTGGGACGGCTGCGGTCCGAGCTCGGCGCTGAGGAGTTCGAGCGAGCCAGCAGCCGGGGCGGGCAAGCGTCGCCGGATGAGCTGGTGGAATGGGCCGCCGAGACCGGCACTGGAGCGCCACTGGCCTCGGTGACGTTCGTCTATGCGGATGCCGAGACCGAGCGGCTGGCTCCGCTGCTGGACCGGGAGGCGTTGGCGTCGCTCTCCGGATGGCTCGACCGCACGCTGCGTTCCTGCTGCACGGACTACGGGGCCGAGCGGATCCGCCGGAAGGGGCGGGGCTACCTCGCGACGTTCCGCGATGCGGCGACGGGGTTGCGGTGTGCGTGCGAGATTCAGCAGAGAATGGCGGAACATCGGCGTGCGCACGGGTTCGCGCCGCGGATTCGGGTCGGGGTGGATTGCCGGAGCGGTCCCGGTAAGGACACGGCCATGGGTGCCGGGACTGGGGACCTCGTCGGCGCGGCCGAGTCCGACGACGAGGCCACCGCTGTCGCCGTCGGCGCGGCTCGGGCTGCGGGCTACGGCCGGGTCTCGGCGACCCGCTCCGCAGTCGAGGCGGCGAAGGGTGCGTTCCCTGCCTCGGCGTTCGGGCCGTTGGGCCCTGCCGCGGGGATACCGGAACTCGGCGAAGCTGCCGGGCCGGTCGAGGTCGCGATCGTCGAGTGGTCCGCGCGGTGACCCACCGGATCGTGCGGGCTGAGCGGGTGCTGCCGTCGATTCCGTCTCGGGAGTGAACTCGACTCGCAACCTCCTTCGCCGCGGTTAAGAGCGTGTCTCACTTGGCTGTTGGTTCAAGCGCGGCACGTCCGTGAAGGGCCCCTTGAGGGAATCTGAGTCCCTCCAGGGGCCCTTCACGGACATCCGTGCGCGATCTCGGCAACCCAGCCCACCGAGACTCGCTCTGAACGCTGCTTGGCAGTCCTTCACCCTCCGGTGCCCGTTCACGACAACTCACGCCGGCTAGGGCGCTCCTCGTCCGCTCCGGGCCGCCCCCTCCGCTCCGGAGTCCTCGAGCGGCCGACCGTTGACACGTGACCATATGGTCACCTATTCTGGATTCATGCCCGACGAGGACCTGGTTTTCCGGGCACTGGCGGATCCGACCCGCCGGTTCCTGCTCGATCTGCTCTACGCGCGTGACGGCCGCACGCTCACCGAGCTGGAGTCCGAAGTGGACATGAGCCGGTTCGGGGTGATGAAGCACCTGAAGCTGCTCGAGGAGGCCGATCTGGTCGTCTCGCGCAAGGAAGGCCGGGAGAAGCGGCACTTCCTGAACCCGATCCCGATCCGGCAGATCCACGACCGCTGGATCGACAAGTACACCGCGCCCCGCGCGTCGGCGCTGCTGGGCCTCAAGGCCGAGCTCGAAGCCGGAACATCCGCGCAGGCAAGAGAAACCGAGGAGTCACCATGACCGAGACCACGACCGTGCAGGTCAACCGGGTGTACATCAAAGCGACCCCGCAGGCGGTGTGGGACGCCATCACCCAGCCGGAGTGGACGCAGAAGTACGGCTACAGCGGCTTAGCCGACTTCGACCTCAAGCGCGGCGGGAAGCACCGCACCAAGCCGACGCAGGAGTTCATCGACGCGGGGTTCACCAGCGATCTCCTCGAAGGCGAAGTGCTCGAAGTCGAGCCGCCGCGCAAGCTGAAGATCACGTGGAAGCTGCTGATGGACCCGGGCCTCACCAGCGAGCCGTACACGACGATCACCTACGACATCGAGGAAACCCAGACCGCGGGAACCCGGCTGACCGTCACCCACGACGTCACCGGCGCGCCGAACCACGCTGCTCTGGTGTCCGGCGAACGCGAGGACATCAACGCCGGCCCGGGCGAGAACGCCGGAGGCGGCTGGGCATGGGTGTTGTCCGACCTGAAGTCCGTGCTGGAGACGGGCAAGAGCATCGCCGCCTGACCAACGCGGAGGCGGGGCGGCCGCGATCACCACCCGCCCCGCCCCAATGTGGCATTGGGTGCATCTGACGCACCCAATGCCACATTCGGAGCATCTGACGCACCCAATGCCACATTGGGGGCGGGCCGATCAGCCGCGGGGCCTCAGACTCGTTGCGTAGCCGCCTTGAGCGCTGCCTTCGCCGACTCCGACGCCCCGATCTTGTCCAATCCGAAGAGCGCCGCACCGACCACCGGGTTCACCTCCACCACGCGCACGTGTGCTCGCGGGGCCGCCTTCAAGCACCGGCGCTCGATGTCCGCGATCACGGCTTCGCTCACCCCGGTCAGCACTCCTCCGCCGAGAATGACCTCCGAAGACGAAGTCGTCAGATCCAGGCGGCGCATGATCGCCCCGGCCAGCAGGCTGACTTCTTCGGCGAATCGGGTCACCACCGCCTGCGCCACGTCGTCACCGGCCTCGGCCACCTTGAACAGCAGCGGGCACAGGCCGTGGATGGTTACCGAATCGATCTCCTCGAAGTGCAATCCCTGCACCACATCCAGCAGTGTCGCAGCGCCGTAGTACTCCGCGACCGCCGATTCCAGTGCGGTCGCCGGGCCCCGGCCGTCCTCCGCCCGGACCGCCCACCAGAGGGCTTCTTCTCCCAGCCGGTAGCCGCCGCCCCAGTCGCCGGAGACCTTGCCCAGCGCGGGGAAACGATACGAGCGGCCGTCGGGCGCGAAGCCAGCTCCGTTGATGCCCGCGCCGCACACCACTGCCACCCCGGTGCCGTCCGCGCTGCCCGCCCGGAGCA
This sequence is a window from Amycolatopsis benzoatilytica AK 16/65. Protein-coding genes within it:
- a CDS encoding ArsR/SmtB family transcription factor produces the protein MPDEDLVFRALADPTRRFLLDLLYARDGRTLTELESEVDMSRFGVMKHLKLLEEADLVVSRKEGREKRHFLNPIPIRQIHDRWIDKYTAPRASALLGLKAELEAGTSAQARETEESP
- a CDS encoding BTAD domain-containing putative transcriptional regulator, translating into MEFRILGPVAVIGDDGSGVPLGPPRQRALLATLLMHLGEPLPVSRLIELLWGDAKPTSAVTIVHGSISGLRRALAAADPGAADLLATEPGGYVLRARPDQVDALRFEQLLSRGRNALPADPESASAALAEALALWRGPALSDVDTPVATETAARLNELRCDAFETKAEADLALGRHAHLVDELEAWTAQHPLRERLRAHLMVALYRSGRQADALAAYQAARRALLDELGVEPGPVLRDLHRAVLQQHPSLDPPDATRPRARLPRPLGAFVGRDQERAEVTALLDAHRLVTLIGAAGVGKTRLAIEVGRAAAARFPAGVWFVDLAPLTASALVTHTVAGALGLRAEPGSTLLDTVSAALGHRRGLLILDNCELVIEGCRTLVEALAAAGAEARVLATSRESLGIAGEVGCPVRPLPVPGQDASWERVAASEAGWLFAARAATTRPGFRVTEGNAEVVGDICRRLDGLPLALELAAAQVATLPLRRIRDQLDHRSRLLDSREGTTGGRHHGLDTAFDGSYRSLSEPERIVFARLSVFAGGFTLDAAEAVVADAELPSSEVARLLSGLVARSLVQLEEVAPARGRYRILEPLRRYAYSRLVERGEDMAAARLHARYFRYVVEETEPNLYRAGSARWLDRLRADSGNLRAALEWAFGEHGDRELGARLASGLWHRWDLAGTRVEGLHWLDAGLAATSQSRTALRMRLLAAATLLRLGLGELATAQRLADEQLALARSVGDRRWEGDALTRIGMVSWARGDPAAAHRPLEQAVRALRASGDRWREAIALAHRARALRDDDQLAAAQATAESALEVAQEVGEDAILGVCLDVGSTIANLQGRVGRATELIALALQHYRAVGYREGEASALHVTGLLALADQPERARDSFRTALELCIASGHRAGIAANLEGLGRALLASGARSRAAAFLGAAAAQRARISVPASATARPALDAALGRLRSELGAEEFERASSRGGQASPDELVEWAAETGTGAPLASVTFVYADAETERLAPLLDREALASLSGWLDRTLRSCCTDYGAERIRRKGRGYLATFRDAATGLRCACEIQQRMAEHRRAHGFAPRIRVGVDCRSGPGKDTAMGAGTGDLVGAAESDDEATAVAVGAARAAGYGRVSATRSAVEAAKGAFPASAFGPLGPAAGIPELGEAAGPVEVAIVEWSAR
- a CDS encoding SRPBCC domain-containing protein, producing MTETTTVQVNRVYIKATPQAVWDAITQPEWTQKYGYSGLADFDLKRGGKHRTKPTQEFIDAGFTSDLLEGEVLEVEPPRKLKITWKLLMDPGLTSEPYTTITYDIEETQTAGTRLTVTHDVTGAPNHAALVSGEREDINAGPGENAGGGWAWVLSDLKSVLETGKSIAA
- a CDS encoding N-acetylglucosamine kinase yields the protein MSDAVVAIDGGNSKTEVLVVSRDGAVLGQSRGPGASPQRVGVDGCVAALEELVHEALRSGGLPPEPPFAVHTSAYLAGLDFPREEEALRQGLSARGWSSTLDVGNDVLALLRAGSADGTGVAVVCGAGINGAGFAPDGRSYRFPALGKVSGDWGGGYRLGEEALWWAVRAEDGRGPATALESAVAEYYGAATLLDVVQGLHFEEIDSVTIHGLCPLLFKVAEAGDDVAQAVVTRFAEEVSLLAGAIMRRLDLTTSSSEVILGGGVLTGVSEAVIADIERRCLKAAPRAHVRVVEVNPVVGAALFGLDKIGASESAKAALKAATQRV